Below is a genomic region from Rhizobium sp. 9140.
CTCTGCGACCGCCAGCGCCGGCCCGGACACGGCCCAGGGGCCAAGCGCCGTGGCCAGGGCCTCCAGCACGGCGGGCGCAGCCATGACGAAGCCGAGGCGGATGCCGGCATATCCGAAGACCTTGCCGAAGGAGCGGAAGACGATGAGGCCGGGATGGGCGAACGCCTCGGCGGCGACACTGTTGCCTGACATCCCGTCGCCGAAAGCTTCGTCCACGACCAGCCGTCCGCCCTGCGCCGCCATGCGGTCTGCGAGATCCAGCAGCGTATCGCGCGGCAGCAGGCGTCCCGTCGGGTTGTTCGGATTGACGATGACGGCAAGACCGTGATCGGGGCGAAGTTCGCCGATATCCGCAATCGGATCGACCGCGAAACCGGCGAGCGACAGCACCCCCTGATACTCGCCATAGGTCGGCCCGAGAATCGCGACAGGCCGGCCCGGCGCGGCGAGAGCGGGCAATTGCTGGATGACGGACTGCGTCCCCGGCACGGCCAGCGGCCGCAGCGAACCGGTGCCG
It encodes:
- the cobD gene encoding threonine-phosphate decarboxylase CobD gives rise to the protein MTAPIQHGGGLARAMAEYGGIAADWLDLSTGINPCPPPLPDIPASAWHRLPDADLVHRTEMTAAAFYGTGSLRPLAVPGTQSVIQQLPALAAPGRPVAILGPTYGEYQGVLSLAGFAVDPIADIGELRPDHGLAVIVNPNNPTGRLLPRDTLLDLADRMAAQGGRLVVDEAFGDGMSGNSVAAEAFAHPGLIVFRSFGKVFGYAGIRLGFVMAAPAVLEALATALGPWAVSGPALAVAEHLFRGDIDGLRSRIAERKAGLDGVLSEAGVRTAGGTHLFALIEVADGAALRHALGERHILTRSFDYAPRWVRLGLTPDPASDIRLLDALREVAA